One window of the Marmota flaviventris isolate mMarFla1 chromosome 2, mMarFla1.hap1, whole genome shotgun sequence genome contains the following:
- the Nsmce3 gene encoding non-structural maintenance of chromosomes element 3 homolog: protein MLQKPRSRGRFSSPAEKDRDSGRGGDVRAQRGGVPEETPSTSRGPAGSQETQGTSSQGARRSQAAPTVGPRTQKQLELKVAELVQFLLIKDQKKIPIKRTDILKHVIGDYKDIFPDLLKLAAERLQYVFGYKLVELEPKSNTYILINTLEPVEEDAEVRGDQGTPTTGLLMIVLGLIFMKGNTIKETEVWDFLRRLGVYPTKKHLIFGDPKKLITEDFVRQRYLEYRRIPHTDPVDYEFQWGPRTNLETSKMKVLKFVAKVHNQDPKDWPAQYCEALADEENRARPEPSGPTPSS from the coding sequence ATGTTGCAAAAGCCAAGGAGTCGGGGTCGCTTTAGTTCCCCGGCGGAGAAAGACAGGGATTCGGGCCGCGGCGGAGACGTCCGGGCCCAGAGAGGCGGCGTCCCGGAGGAGACCCCGAGCACTTCCCGCGGCCCGGCGGGCTCTCAAGAGACCCAAGGCACTTCCTCGCAGGGCGCTCGCCGGTCCCAGGCCGCCCCCACTGTGGGGCCTCGGACCCAGAAGCAGCTGGAGCTGAAGGTGGCGGAGCTGGTGCAGTTCTTGCTGATTAAGGACCAGAAGAAGATTCCTATCAAGCGGACCGACATACTGAAGCATGTCATCGGGGACTACAAGGACATCTTCCCGGACCTCCTCAAACTGGCTGCGGAGCGCCTCCAGTACGTCTTCGGGTACAAGCTAGTGGAACTTGAGCCCAAGAGTAACACCTACATCCTGATCAACACCCTGGAACCAGTGGAGGAGGATGCCGAGGTGAGAGGCGATCAGGGCACTCCCACTACGGGCCTACTGATGATTGTTTTAGGGCTCATCTTTATGAAGGGCAACACAATCAAGGAGACCGAGGTCTGGGACTTTCTGCGTCGGTTGGGGGTGTACCCCACTAAGAAGCATTTAATCTTTGGGGATCCGAAGAAACTCATTACCGAGGACTTTGTGCGACAACGTTACTTGGAGTACCGGCGCATACCCCACACGGATCCCGTGGACTACGAATTCCAGTGGGGCCCGCGAACCAACCTGGAAACCAGCAAGATGAAAGTTCTTAAGTTTGTGGCCAAAGTTCATAATCAAGACCCCAAGGACTGGCCAGCGCAGTACTGTGAGGCTTTGGCAGATGAGGAGAATAGAGCTAGACCTGAGCCTAGTGGTCCAACGCCATCCTCTTGA